One window from the genome of Amaranthus tricolor cultivar Red isolate AtriRed21 chromosome 9, ASM2621246v1, whole genome shotgun sequence encodes:
- the LOC130823807 gene encoding uncharacterized protein LOC130823807 isoform X1 yields MGTGRGNLTNGIEGVNQVPTSSKKMIQNLKEIVNCSEAEIYATLKECNMDPNEAVSRLLSQDPFHEVKSKREKKKEAKDVGDSRSRIIGSTSSRGGRSGADRNSSHNNMASHGTSDSSASRGKTCYKRENVSTPYTSFAMCTSGNESSRQQPPISDTTVRKTLSYNAVDTIAVAPPSSGYQSAWSGMPGQVSMADIVRMGRPRGKPSSTLTTSQQHVNNLHPSVSFDVDVPHDMHTSQNHSAKGLEENFNWSMSGSVPPNDDWPLEENPPIAGVSTILEPPVDSEPYGDPYDKTDQQFIPQADEVRFEDNNAKNAHDSVLRNIPKSDQNIHEDDSDSACSFHNELYQNTSSYQVHHREVEDTSASLPSMTQNFQSLSLQKEDEDAPYEEEEEEEEEEGPAVKIPDHLRFQSADCSHLSFGSFGSGMNAPFPGSFGSRAVQSNEEASVFSEAPLVAHSEARNPEYYEEEHLRTTPDVSTAHRMGDSSGNFDTPSVSQADMLNQEVPVVPQANQYSFPSSTANYAFENTQQLNASFANSQASSQMQGLPLSGVMSYSNALPSSLLPSNVQPLRDVDLAYSSFPISQSMASKYSNSVSSIGNPTVSIAEALRTGNFSASPATQTQNLPSASSVSGGAALPQHLAVHPYSQPSVPMGPFAAANMMGYPFLPQSFAYLPSAFQQAFATGNSTYPQSLAAAMPPQYKNNASVSSLPQSAAVASGYSAFGNTSNNFTPNPPSAPVASLNYDDLLNSQYKDGSHLSLQQGPGSRTSSGVPGNAYYNSFQGQNQQPAGFRQNQQPQHYGALSGYPNFYHSQSELCLDHQQPMSRDGSVGGSQGQQQPKQTQQIWHNRY; encoded by the exons ATCCGTTTCACGAGGTGAAGAGCAAGcgtgaaaagaaaaaagag GCTAAGGATGTGGGTGATTCAAGGTCCCGTATCATTGGTAGCACCTCTAGTAGAGGTGGCAGGAGTGGGGCGGACCGAAATTCCAGCCACAATAATATGGCCTCACATGGAACCTCGG ACTCTAGTGCTTCACGTGGTAAAACTTGTTATAAAAGGGAAAATGTATCTACTCCTTATACAAGCTTTGCCATGTGTACGTCTGGAAATGAGTCAAGCAGGCAGCAACCACCCATCAG TGATACTACCGTGCGCAAAACATTGTCATATAATGCAGTTGACACAATAGCAGTTGCACCTCCATCTTCTGGTTACCAATCTGCTTGGTCAGGCATGCCTGGTCAAGTGTCAATGGCTGACATTGTTAGGATGGGAAGGCCACGAGGAAAACCCAGCAGCACCTTGACCACATCTCAGCAGCATGTTAACAATCTCCATCCTTCGGTATCTTTTGATGTAGATGTACCTCATGATATGCATACATCACAAAATCATTCTGCCAAGGGTTTAGAAGAAAACTTTAATTGGAGCATGTCTGGAAGTGTACCTCCTAATGATGATTGGCCCCTAGAGGAGAACCCACCAATTGCTGGTGTCTCTACCATCTTGGAGCCCCCTGTTGATTCTGAACCATATGGTGACCCGTATGATAAGACAGATCAGCAATTTATACCTCAAGCTGATGAGGTTCGATTTGAGGACAATAATGCTAAAAATGCACATGACAGTGTTCTTCGAAATATTCCCAAATCTGACCAAAATATACATGAGGATGACTCTGACAGTGCATGCAGTTTTCATAATGAGTTGTACCAGAATACTAGCTCTTACCAGGTTCACCATCGTGAAG TTGAAGACACCAGTGCATCACTACCATCTATGACCCAGAATTTTCAGAGCTTATCTTTGCAAAAGGAGGATGAGGATGCCCCAtacgaagaagaagaagaagaagaagaagaagaaggtcCTGCTGTGAAAATTCCTGATCACCTGCGATTTCAGTCTGCTGACTGCTCTCATTTGAGCTTTGGAAGTTTTGGATCTGGAATGAATGCTCCTTTTCCTGGGTCTTTTGGTTCAAGAGCCGTGCAGAGTAATGAAGAGGCTTCTGTATTTTCTGAGGCACCACTTGTTGCCCACTCTGAAGCTAg AAATCCTGAATACTATGAGGAAGAACATCTTAGGACTACACCAGATGTAAGTACTGCACACAGAATGGGCGATAGTTCTGGAAATTTTGATACTCCATCAGTTTCACAGGCAGATATGTTGAACCAGGAGGTTCCTGTTGTTCCCCAAGCCAATCAATACTCTTTTCCCTCATCCACTGCCAACTATGCATTTGAGAACACCCAACAGTTGAATGCATCCTTTGCAAATTCGCAAGCAAGCTCTCAGATGCAAGGTCTGCCTTTGTCAGGTGTTATG TCTTATTCAAACGCGTTGCCTAGCTCGCTCTTGCCATCAAATGTACAGCCCCTGAGGGATGTGGACCTTGCATATTCATCTTTCCCCATTTCACAATCTATGGCTTCAAAGTATAGCAACTCAGTCTCATCTATCGGTAATCCCACTGTTTCAATTGCAGAG GCACTGAGAACCGGCAACTTCTCAGCTTCCCCGGCAACTCAAACTCAGAATCTACCTAGTGCAAGCAGTGTCAGTGGAGGGGCGGCTCTTCCACAACACTTGGCTGTGCATCCATACTCCCAACCTTCCGTGCCAATGGGGCCCTTTGCTGCTGCTAATATGATGGGTTATCCATTTTTGCCTCAAAGCTTTGCATATCTACCGTCTGCTTTCCAGCAAGCATTTGCCACGGGTAATAGCACGTATCCTCAATCCCTAGCAGCAGCAATGCCTCCCCAATACAAAAATAATGCTTCAGTGAGCAGCTTACCACAATCTGCTGCTGTTGCCTCGGGTTATAGCGCATTCGGGAATACAAGCAATAATTTCACACCGAATCCTCCTAGTGCTCCTGTAGCCTCTTTGAATTACGATGACCTTTTGAATTCACAATACAAGGATGGCAGTCATCTTTCTCTACAACAG GGTCCTGGGTCCAGAACGTCATCGGGGGTTCCAGGGAACGCATATTACAACAGTTTCCAAGGGCAAAACCAGCAGCCTGCTGGATTCCGGCAAAACCAGCAGCCACAGCACTATGGAGCTCTTTCAGGGTATCCCAATTTCTACCATTCCCAAAGCGAGCTCTGTCTTGATCACCAGCAGCCGATGTCAAGGGATGGTTCTGTTGGCGGTTCTCAGGGACAACAACAGCCTAAGCAAACCCAACAGATATGGCATAACCGATACTAA
- the LOC130823807 gene encoding uncharacterized protein LOC130823807 isoform X2 has translation MLRLKNVIWTLMKPLVVFFLKAKDVGDSRSRIIGSTSSRGGRSGADRNSSHNNMASHGTSDSSASRGKTCYKRENVSTPYTSFAMCTSGNESSRQQPPISDTTVRKTLSYNAVDTIAVAPPSSGYQSAWSGMPGQVSMADIVRMGRPRGKPSSTLTTSQQHVNNLHPSVSFDVDVPHDMHTSQNHSAKGLEENFNWSMSGSVPPNDDWPLEENPPIAGVSTILEPPVDSEPYGDPYDKTDQQFIPQADEVRFEDNNAKNAHDSVLRNIPKSDQNIHEDDSDSACSFHNELYQNTSSYQVHHREVEDTSASLPSMTQNFQSLSLQKEDEDAPYEEEEEEEEEEGPAVKIPDHLRFQSADCSHLSFGSFGSGMNAPFPGSFGSRAVQSNEEASVFSEAPLVAHSEARNPEYYEEEHLRTTPDVSTAHRMGDSSGNFDTPSVSQADMLNQEVPVVPQANQYSFPSSTANYAFENTQQLNASFANSQASSQMQGLPLSGVMSYSNALPSSLLPSNVQPLRDVDLAYSSFPISQSMASKYSNSVSSIGNPTVSIAEALRTGNFSASPATQTQNLPSASSVSGGAALPQHLAVHPYSQPSVPMGPFAAANMMGYPFLPQSFAYLPSAFQQAFATGNSTYPQSLAAAMPPQYKNNASVSSLPQSAAVASGYSAFGNTSNNFTPNPPSAPVASLNYDDLLNSQYKDGSHLSLQQGPGSRTSSGVPGNAYYNSFQGQNQQPAGFRQNQQPQHYGALSGYPNFYHSQSELCLDHQQPMSRDGSVGGSQGQQQPKQTQQIWHNRY, from the exons GCTAAGGATGTGGGTGATTCAAGGTCCCGTATCATTGGTAGCACCTCTAGTAGAGGTGGCAGGAGTGGGGCGGACCGAAATTCCAGCCACAATAATATGGCCTCACATGGAACCTCGG ACTCTAGTGCTTCACGTGGTAAAACTTGTTATAAAAGGGAAAATGTATCTACTCCTTATACAAGCTTTGCCATGTGTACGTCTGGAAATGAGTCAAGCAGGCAGCAACCACCCATCAG TGATACTACCGTGCGCAAAACATTGTCATATAATGCAGTTGACACAATAGCAGTTGCACCTCCATCTTCTGGTTACCAATCTGCTTGGTCAGGCATGCCTGGTCAAGTGTCAATGGCTGACATTGTTAGGATGGGAAGGCCACGAGGAAAACCCAGCAGCACCTTGACCACATCTCAGCAGCATGTTAACAATCTCCATCCTTCGGTATCTTTTGATGTAGATGTACCTCATGATATGCATACATCACAAAATCATTCTGCCAAGGGTTTAGAAGAAAACTTTAATTGGAGCATGTCTGGAAGTGTACCTCCTAATGATGATTGGCCCCTAGAGGAGAACCCACCAATTGCTGGTGTCTCTACCATCTTGGAGCCCCCTGTTGATTCTGAACCATATGGTGACCCGTATGATAAGACAGATCAGCAATTTATACCTCAAGCTGATGAGGTTCGATTTGAGGACAATAATGCTAAAAATGCACATGACAGTGTTCTTCGAAATATTCCCAAATCTGACCAAAATATACATGAGGATGACTCTGACAGTGCATGCAGTTTTCATAATGAGTTGTACCAGAATACTAGCTCTTACCAGGTTCACCATCGTGAAG TTGAAGACACCAGTGCATCACTACCATCTATGACCCAGAATTTTCAGAGCTTATCTTTGCAAAAGGAGGATGAGGATGCCCCAtacgaagaagaagaagaagaagaagaagaagaaggtcCTGCTGTGAAAATTCCTGATCACCTGCGATTTCAGTCTGCTGACTGCTCTCATTTGAGCTTTGGAAGTTTTGGATCTGGAATGAATGCTCCTTTTCCTGGGTCTTTTGGTTCAAGAGCCGTGCAGAGTAATGAAGAGGCTTCTGTATTTTCTGAGGCACCACTTGTTGCCCACTCTGAAGCTAg AAATCCTGAATACTATGAGGAAGAACATCTTAGGACTACACCAGATGTAAGTACTGCACACAGAATGGGCGATAGTTCTGGAAATTTTGATACTCCATCAGTTTCACAGGCAGATATGTTGAACCAGGAGGTTCCTGTTGTTCCCCAAGCCAATCAATACTCTTTTCCCTCATCCACTGCCAACTATGCATTTGAGAACACCCAACAGTTGAATGCATCCTTTGCAAATTCGCAAGCAAGCTCTCAGATGCAAGGTCTGCCTTTGTCAGGTGTTATG TCTTATTCAAACGCGTTGCCTAGCTCGCTCTTGCCATCAAATGTACAGCCCCTGAGGGATGTGGACCTTGCATATTCATCTTTCCCCATTTCACAATCTATGGCTTCAAAGTATAGCAACTCAGTCTCATCTATCGGTAATCCCACTGTTTCAATTGCAGAG GCACTGAGAACCGGCAACTTCTCAGCTTCCCCGGCAACTCAAACTCAGAATCTACCTAGTGCAAGCAGTGTCAGTGGAGGGGCGGCTCTTCCACAACACTTGGCTGTGCATCCATACTCCCAACCTTCCGTGCCAATGGGGCCCTTTGCTGCTGCTAATATGATGGGTTATCCATTTTTGCCTCAAAGCTTTGCATATCTACCGTCTGCTTTCCAGCAAGCATTTGCCACGGGTAATAGCACGTATCCTCAATCCCTAGCAGCAGCAATGCCTCCCCAATACAAAAATAATGCTTCAGTGAGCAGCTTACCACAATCTGCTGCTGTTGCCTCGGGTTATAGCGCATTCGGGAATACAAGCAATAATTTCACACCGAATCCTCCTAGTGCTCCTGTAGCCTCTTTGAATTACGATGACCTTTTGAATTCACAATACAAGGATGGCAGTCATCTTTCTCTACAACAG GGTCCTGGGTCCAGAACGTCATCGGGGGTTCCAGGGAACGCATATTACAACAGTTTCCAAGGGCAAAACCAGCAGCCTGCTGGATTCCGGCAAAACCAGCAGCCACAGCACTATGGAGCTCTTTCAGGGTATCCCAATTTCTACCATTCCCAAAGCGAGCTCTGTCTTGATCACCAGCAGCCGATGTCAAGGGATGGTTCTGTTGGCGGTTCTCAGGGACAACAACAGCCTAAGCAAACCCAACAGATATGGCATAACCGATACTAA